A segment of the Brevibacterium zhoupengii genome:
CGGGGTGACGAGGTTGACGAAGTGGTCGAGGTCGACACCCAAGTCGGCGATGGATGACACGGCCGGTTCACCGAGTCCGATGCCGGCGCACCATTTCTGTTCTTGGGTTGCCACGGCGATCGTGGCCAGGGCGCAGCTGAGGGATTGGCCTCCGGTCAGTGTCACGATCTCGCCTCGGGGAAGACCACCTCGGCGGAACATCGGCGCCAGCACCGGGTCCACGGGACGAGGGGCGAGCCCATCGAACAGAGCAGCAGCCGTGGAGATACCCATCTCCCGGCTGAGCTGTTCAACGAGTGGCACTGCAGACATGACATCCATTATCGAACTAGTGTTCTAAATAGGCAAGATCTACGCGGCCGTATTGTCCGCCCGGGCGTGTCGCCATTCCGCCTCAAACGGATCGGCAGGCGTCTTCTTCATCATGGTTCTCGCCCTTCTTCTTCGGCCTTCACCGCCGTTCGGTCCGGGAGTCCCCCTGACCTCGAACCGTGCCTTCATCATACGAGGAGCCACTGACACGTGATCGGAATCATCATGTGCGAGAGAAGACTTTCAATCCACTTCATTCTATTTTGTTTCGTCTGCTAAATATCCCAGTTCGATATGATTGGAATCTCACGCACACAGGCGTCCCCGCGGGGACGCTCCGCGCTCGACCCGGACCGCCTCGGCGGTAGGCTGAGCGCATGAGCGATGGGACCAACGAGACCACACGCCCGGCTCGGACAGGCTCGCGGAATCAGGCCGAGGCGGCAGCCAGAGAGTCAGCGACCCGGGCCTCCTATGATGCGATCGCGGAGACGTACACGGACTGGATCTCTGCCGAACTCACGGCGAAGCCGCATGATCGTGCGGTCCTCGGCGCCTTCTCCGAACTCGTGCTCTCCACGGGACATTCCGAGACCCTTGAGATCGGATGCGGCCCGGGACGGATCACGGCCTTCCTTGCCGCCCTGGGGCTGAGCTCCTCGGGCCTCGACCTCTCCCCCGCGATGATCGCCCAGGCATCTCGGCTCTACCCGAATCTTGAGTTCACCACCGGGTCGATGACCGCGCTGCCCAACCTCGACAACAGCGTCTCCGGACTCGTCGCCTGGTATTCCATCATCCATGTTCCCGATGAGTCCCTGCACACCGTATTCGCCGAGGCGGCACGAGTGCTGCGTCCGGGAGGGTGGTTCCAGCTGGCCTTCCAGCTCGGCGACCGCGTCGACCATCAGGGCCAGGCCGCCGGCTTCGACGTCGATCTCGACTTCCACCGCCGGTCGATCGAACAGGTTCTCACGATCGCCGAAGACCATGGGTTCACGCCCGTGGCCCGTCTCGAACGAGAACCCGATCAATCCGGCCAGTTCCCCGAGTCGACCCGTCAGGGCTATCTGCTCGTTCGCCTCGGGACCACAGCCTCGGACTCGCAGTAGCAAAGCTCATGGACCGGCAAGCGGGCGATCAGTGACAAAATGGGTGTCATATGAACATCGACATCGTCTTCCACACACCCGAGATTCCCGGCAACACCGGCAACGCCATCCGCCTGGCCGCGGTCACGGGTGCCCACCTCCACCTCGTCGAGCCCTTGGGCTTCGACCTCACCGATGCCAAGCTGCGTCGCGCGGGACTGGACTACCACGACCTGGCCCACGTCACGGTCCATGCGTCTCTGACGGATCTGTGGAACCACCTCGGCGAGCGTCGGGTCATCGCGTTCACGACCCACACGGATCAGTCCTTCGCCGAGGTGGACTACCGTGACGGTGATGTCCTCCTGTTCGGTCAGGAGTCGACGGGGCTGCCCGATTCCGTCGTCGACGATGACCACGTGGATCTGTCCGTGCGCATCCCGATGCTGCCGTCGAGGAGGTCGCTCAATCTTGCCAATTCCGCGTCGATCGCGATCTACGAGGCGTGGCGGCAGCAGGGATACACCGGCGCCTGAACGCGCGTAGACTTCTGCCCGACAGCAATTCCCGAAAGGACCACCATGACCTCCAAAGTGCTCACGATCGCCGGTTCCGACGTCTCCGGCGGAGCAGGACTCGAAGCCGATCTGAAGATGTTCGAAGAATACGGCGCATTCGGCACCGCCGCTGTAACCTGCATCGTCACCTTCGACCCGAATGACGGCTTCAGCCACGTCATCGAATTCATCGACCCCGAGGTTGTGACCAGGCAGCTCGAATCGACGCTGGCCGTGCACAAGTTCGATGCGATCAAGTCGGGCATGCTCGGGTCCGTGGAGAACGCTCTCGTTCTGGCTCAGAAGCTGAAGACCAATGAGCTGCCCTATGTCTTCGACCCCGTCCTCGTGTGCAAGGGTGCGGGCACAATGGTCGACCTCAAGGATCTCTTCGTCGACAACCTCGTGCCTTTGGCCACCGTCATCACCCCGAACCTCGAAGAGGCCGCCACGTTGGCCGGACTCGACCCGATCGATTCGGTTGAGGGCATGGTCGAGGCCGCGGAGATCATCCACGGCCAGGGTGCGAAGAACGTCGTCGTCAAGGGTGGTGCACGTCTGGCCGGTGAGGATGCCATCGACATCGTCTTCGATGGTGAGAGCGTCACGACGCTGCGCTCACGCAAGGTCAATGAGAAACTCGTCAATGGAGCAGGCTGCTCCTTCGCCTCATCCATCGCCGCTGGCATCGCCACCGGTCTGAGCATCCGGGACGCGGTCGTCTCGGCGAAGGAGAAGGTCGCTCACGGCATCGCGAACTGCCTCGACAACGCCACCGGCGTGGCCTCACTGTTCCACCCCGCGGCACGCACCCAGCCCTCACCCGAGGTCCGCGTCACGGTGGACTGACCCGAGCGCCTGAACCAGAGCGTCTCGACCAGCAGGAGACAAAGAGCTGCCCCGCACACCAGCTCAGATGTGCGGGGCAGTTCGCATGAGTCATGCGTGACGGTCGGAACCGTCTGGTCGGTCGAAACCGACAGGGGGTCAGCGCTTGCCGAAGCCCTTGTAGCGATCCTTGAACTTCTCGACGCGGCCTGCGGAGTCGAGGATGCGCTGCTTTCCGGTGTAGAACGGGTGCGATGCGCTCGAGATCTCAACGTCGATGACTGGGTAGGTGTTGCCATCTTCCCACTCGATCGTCTTGTCGCTCTTCGCGGTCGAGCGGGTGAGGATCTTGGTTCCCGACGACAGATCGTTGAACACGATCGGTGCGTATTCCGGGTGGATGTCCTTTTTCATATTCTTACCTTTGCTGAATCCGCTCAGGCGCCTGGTATGGGTCGACCCATCCGCCAGTGCCCGAATTCGTCTGCTGGACACGCTCCGTACCGTAGGAACCGGACACGAAGCGACAGTCCAGTCTATCTGATGGACCGGCCCAAAGCGATTCCCGCACCGTCTCCTAAACTGTGGCCATGAACACCAAGGAACGCATCTCCGCGCAATTCGACCTCACGCCCGCCGCAACTGCTCCCGACCTCATGGCTGCATCGACCGCCGAGGCGCTGTCGTCGATCGCCGGCGACGTCCACGCATTCGCCATCGATCCGCAGATCGCCGACACAGCCGCCCTGCTCGATGCCACCGGGCTGGGACCCGAAACCTCGGCGAACTGTGTTCTCGTCGCTGGTTCGCGTGCCGGGGAGGAGCGCATCGCCGCCTGCATGGTGCTCGCGAACACCCGGGCCGATGTGAACAAGCGCGTGAAGAAACTCCTCGACGTGCGCAAGGCCTCGTTCCTGCCCATGGACCGTGCGGTCGGCGAATCGGGGATGGAGTATGGCGGCATCGGGCCCATCGGTCTGCCTGCCGACTACCGGATCCTCATCGACTCACGCGTCGCCGAGTCCAAGGAGCTCATCATCGGTTCGGGGATCCGCGGTTCCAAGCTCATCCTCTCCGGTACAGCACTGGCATCGCTTCCCACCGCCGAGGTGGTCGAGGGTCTCGCGAACGAGATCAGCTGAGATTTTCGGTCAGCTCAAACCCTCGGTCAGCTCAGTCCTGCCTGATCGAGTACATAGGTGATGAGTGGTTCGTAGAGGTAGGGTACGACGTCATCGTCGAGGGGGACGGTGACCTCGATGGCTCCCTGCGCCTCGGCGACGAAGAGGGCAGGATCGTTGCAGTCGGCGTAGCCCAGCGTGCGCAGTCCCCGGGTCGAGGCTGCACCTGCCCACCCATGATCGGCCACGATCAGATCGGGGGCAGCGCCACCTCGGCGGGTGATGTCGTTAAGCAGTGCGTGCATGGGTTCGGCGAGGTGGGTGTGCGGGGTTCCGCCGTGCTGGTGCCAGGTCCACACGCGGTTGATCTGCCGGCAGTCGCCGCCGAGTCCCGGGACCGGAACGGCGTTGGCCTGGTGAGTGATGGTGGCGCCACCGGCTTCGGCTGCCTCGGCGATGGCCATGTGCACGGGAAGCAGGCCCGCGGGGTGGCCGGTGGCGAAGAGGATCTCTCCCCCGGCACGCGTGACCTCGCCGATGGCCACGGCTAAACGCTCGAGCGCGTCGATGCAGCGTTGCGTCGAAATCGTGTCGACGCCTTCGATGAAGTCCACCTCAGGGCGTAGCCCGCACCGGTCGACCATAAGAGCGAACACGGAGTCATAGTCCCAATCACGGGTGAGTTCGACACCGAAGTCGAACTGCTTCTCCTGTGCGAGGAATCGGTGGATGTGAGAGAGATTGTTCTCCCTGGGTGTCCCCACCTCACCGGTGATGCGAGCTGCTTTCAGGGCGTGGGCGAGTGTGGTGCGGTCCACTGGTCTCCTCTTGTGCGGTCACGTGCGCCAAAGTCACGACGGACAAGGTCATGAAAATGGCTGGA
Coding sequences within it:
- a CDS encoding phosphatase, with the translated sequence MDRTTLAHALKAARITGEVGTPRENNLSHIHRFLAQEKQFDFGVELTRDWDYDSVFALMVDRCGLRPEVDFIEGVDTISTQRCIDALERLAVAIGEVTRAGGEILFATGHPAGLLPVHMAIAEAAEAGGATITHQANAVPVPGLGGDCRQINRVWTWHQHGGTPHTHLAEPMHALLNDITRRGGAAPDLIVADHGWAGAASTRGLRTLGYADCNDPALFVAEAQGAIEVTVPLDDDVVPYLYEPLITYVLDQAGLS
- a CDS encoding tRNA (cytidine(34)-2'-O)-methyltransferase, with amino-acid sequence MNIDIVFHTPEIPGNTGNAIRLAAVTGAHLHLVEPLGFDLTDAKLRRAGLDYHDLAHVTVHASLTDLWNHLGERRVIAFTTHTDQSFAEVDYRDGDVLLFGQESTGLPDSVVDDDHVDLSVRIPMLPSRRSLNLANSASIAIYEAWRQQGYTGA
- a CDS encoding class I SAM-dependent methyltransferase; this encodes MSDGTNETTRPARTGSRNQAEAAARESATRASYDAIAETYTDWISAELTAKPHDRAVLGAFSELVLSTGHSETLEIGCGPGRITAFLAALGLSSSGLDLSPAMIAQASRLYPNLEFTTGSMTALPNLDNSVSGLVAWYSIIHVPDESLHTVFAEAARVLRPGGWFQLAFQLGDRVDHQGQAAGFDVDLDFHRRSIEQVLTIAEDHGFTPVARLEREPDQSGQFPESTRQGYLLVRLGTTASDSQ
- a CDS encoding type B 50S ribosomal protein L31, translated to MKKDIHPEYAPIVFNDLSSGTKILTRSTAKSDKTIEWEDGNTYPVIDVEISSASHPFYTGKQRILDSAGRVEKFKDRYKGFGKR
- a CDS encoding YbaK/EbsC family protein, translated to MNTKERISAQFDLTPAATAPDLMAASTAEALSSIAGDVHAFAIDPQIADTAALLDATGLGPETSANCVLVAGSRAGEERIAACMVLANTRADVNKRVKKLLDVRKASFLPMDRAVGESGMEYGGIGPIGLPADYRILIDSRVAESKELIIGSGIRGSKLILSGTALASLPTAEVVEGLANEIS
- a CDS encoding PfkB family carbohydrate kinase is translated as MTSKVLTIAGSDVSGGAGLEADLKMFEEYGAFGTAAVTCIVTFDPNDGFSHVIEFIDPEVVTRQLESTLAVHKFDAIKSGMLGSVENALVLAQKLKTNELPYVFDPVLVCKGAGTMVDLKDLFVDNLVPLATVITPNLEEAATLAGLDPIDSVEGMVEAAEIIHGQGAKNVVVKGGARLAGEDAIDIVFDGESVTTLRSRKVNEKLVNGAGCSFASSIAAGIATGLSIRDAVVSAKEKVAHGIANCLDNATGVASLFHPAARTQPSPEVRVTVD